The sequence GTCTGGGGTGAGATTGGATGATGCTGGGAAGGCAGCGGGGGAGCCCTCAGTCAGTACGGCCTTGGTAGCTCATGATAGCTCCTAAGACGGCCTGAGATTCTGGGAGACTGTGAGTCCTAGAAGATGCCTCAGCTGCTGTCAGGGAGTTTGCAGTCCTGCGAGGGGCTAGGGACAGACAGAAGGGGACATAGCTAGTCATAGCGGCTGGGCACCAGCTGCAAAGTCAGCACCAATTTACCTGTGTTACTTTAAGGTGGTTTAATCTTTAAAACAGCCTTTTGAGGTGGCTGCTCCTGTTATAGTTGGGGAAGACCgacgtggggggtggggtgagcacTAGTGTAGGTAAATGTTTCCTGGGAGTGTAGAGGAAGGGAAGCATAATTCTCATTCTAAGTGGGAAGCTTTGTAAGGGATATTTGAGCCTAGTAAAAGCAGATTCTGATTCTTTTGTCCTGCCAAGGCCCTGCAGGGTCTCCAAGGACATCTCAACGACCCCAGGCCGGTATCCGCCCACCTCCTTTGTGTTAGCCTCCCCAGtgtcacctcagggcctttgcacttgaaGTTCCCTTGTCCCTTTGCAGCTGCCACCCTGCCCCCTTGCCCTTCGGGTGGGAAGGCACACGGGGATTATGAGGTGACTCTGAAAGGTGGGCTTGTGGTCAGAGTGGGAGGTGTGTGGGGCCTGGCTGGGTTCTTccaggagctgctgcaggagGAGGCCAGATTGCTGAGGACTGCGAGGAGAGagtaggaggagggagggaggagaggcagcaggCTAGACTGCTCATTCCTGGAGGTGGCAGTGAGGGAGGAAGAGTAGAGAATAACTGGGGGAGGCTGGGCGAAGGAGGAAGGCCTCCAGAGGGGGAGTGGGAAGAGCAGCTCTCGGAGCCCTCGGGTAGGGGCCCCAGGCAGGCAGCAGGCCCCAGCTCTGGTCGTGACTTCCCTTCTTGGCTCtggcttctctgagtctcaatttacCCAGTCAGGAGATGGGTCTAGCTGTGACCGTGTAGAAGACGAGCACGGCCTGGGCCGGCTGTGGTCAGGAAGCCCCAGCTGCCATTACCTCCTGATTCTTGGACAGGAGCCACGTGGCCTGGATGCCACCCTGGGCCTCACTCTCCTCATCCATAAGATGGCAGGAAGCCTCATTTCTTCCTCAGAAACTGGTGAGAGGAACAGCTGAGCCCTCACCAGGTGCTGGTGCACAGGAGGGGTGACGTGAGTGCCACCTATGGTTGCTAATCCTGTCACCCACTGTGGAGTTAACAGGAGCTTTTCAGGGAAAAAGCGAATTAAATGTgcatatacataaaaaaagatCTGTACAGTCGGGTAAAGCCTTGTTCTTCAGTAGCTGATGTTTCCCTAAGCTGCTCTCCAGTTCATCCCCTACAGAGGGTCTGAATGGCTTTGGGCCAGGAATGCACCCGGGGCAGCCTCGGGGGTGTGCTACTTACCTACCCCCAGCTGTCACTCTGACCTCATGCTGAGCTGGGTGAAGGATTGTGGGGCTTTCCAGGGGCCTTCTGTCCTTATACTTGGAGTTGGTGGGCTCTCCTAACTGGCCTACATGCCAATGGGCAGCTCACCACTTCCCTGGAAAGTCAGCCAGAAAAGACAGTCCCTGGTGAGGCAGGCACAGATCTGTCCCCCAGCCTCTGCTGGCTGGGGAATTCGGAGCTTCCTCAAAGAGCTGGCAGTTTCCACTCGCAGGAATTGCACTGCCACACAAGCGCTTCTGTTTCAAGCCTGCAGCACCCCAGCGGGATCTGGCAGTAGGGCAGCCGGAGCAGTCGGTGGGAATCCCAAGTTCAGTTACACTGAGCCCCAAGTGGGACCCTGGCTGCAGGCTACCCACCTGGCGTGGCTGCCAGAGGAGGGTGCCTCACTGTACAGCACCCTCCACGCTGGCCCTGGCGCCCCCACTGCAGTGCAGGTGGCACCCCTATCCAGAGACTTCTTCCCAGTCCCACTCTGTTCTAGTCACAACATGACTGAAAGGGGAGGCCAGTTGGAAGTAACGGAAATAattcttcattcattccacaaacaacAATCATGTGCCTGTCCAGTTGTAGGGGCAGAGGACTCAGCAGTGTGAACCAGGTGGGCAGACGCCCTGCCCTGGTGGAGCTGACACAAAGCCACATCTAGTTGGTAGATGGCAGGAAGTGCCAAGGAGGAAAAGTCAAGCAGGAGAAGTGGCCAGAAGAATCGGGGTTGAGAAAGGCTCAGTCTTTGGAAATTTGAGATAGGCGATCAGGAGGGTGTGAAGGGCTCTGACCATCTAGGTGTCTGCATTGTAGGAAGTCGAGAGCTGGCAGGCCTTAGTGCAGGGCCCCCATACACATGGTAGGGGCCCAGGTGGTGAGAACTGGTTTTGAAGGAGTTGGGGGTGTGAATTTGAGGGTCTCAACCCAAGCAAGGAAGGCTGGAGCTTGTGCACACTGCAACCAGAGCCGGCTTGAGGGCACAAGAGCTCAGCTGAGGATGCATTGTGTTGGCATCTGGGGCCCATGCAAGTCTGCTATCCATGGGGAGGTCCAGGCCAGGGCCTCTGTGAGGGAGTTGTGAGGCGAGTAGATGAcagtttttggtttggtttggtctgGGTTTTTTGGCCTTTCcacgtgacatgtgggatcttcccgaactagggatcgaacccatgccccctgcattggaagtatggagtctcaaccactggaccaccatggaagtccaaGTAGATGGTGTTTCAAGCCTGTCTTagtctgctggggctgccataacaaaataccgtaGACTGGGCGGTTCAAACAACAGAcattttctcacggttctgggagctggaagtccaagacgcCAGCGCAGTCAGGTTCTGTTTGGGTTCTAGTGTGCACATGTGGCCCTTCTTCAGTGTGTGCActtggagagagacagagagaaatctcTGTTCCTTTTATAAAGACAAAGAATTCTGTTGGATTAGGGTCCCAGTTTTACGACCTCACAACCTTAATTACCTTCAAATaggaccctgtctccaaatacagccacactggggattaggatttcaacatgggAATTGGGGTGGGGGACACACGATTCAGTCCACAGCAGAGCCCTGAGACTGGGTGTGATCCCCCAGTGGAGAGAAACAGACTAATGGCTGAGCCCAGAGTCAGCTTTACCTTCCTCCACTTTCTGGGAGGGCCATACCCTGCTTCTCCCTCCAGGCTCTACACACCTTCCTTGTGCATTGAGGGCCACACTCCCAGCTCACCACTGCCCCGTTAGatcaccccccacctccatccccttgTACTCCCCAGATCTCAGCTCCAGTGTCCCCTCTTCTGGGTGGGTCAGAGGTGTGGACCTGCAGCTCATTGATCTGTGTGACTCTGGATGAATGGTTGTGTCTCTTTCCAGACCATGCGCTCCAGAGGCAGGGCCTTGTCTTAGTGGTGGCCTGCCCCTGGCTCTGGATACTTCCTGCCCCAGGCAGGCgcttagcaaatatttgttgagtgactgTTGAGAGATCATGGAAACCATGTGTCGCGCCCTTGCATCTCGTCGGGAAACCCACTCATCCTGGGCCAGGAGTAGTGATGCTGGAAGGGTCCCCTTGGTcttgtggggggctgggggctgcccctcccctccaggggGACCTGGGGACCCCAGAAGGTGAATGGGCTGATGCACCAAGTTGTGAGGAGAGAGAATTCAAATACAGTTTTCTGCCCTTGCATAAGGGTGCTACAGCCGGGGGTTGGGGGCAGTGCAGAAGAGGGCATCTTCTCCAGTTTGAAGAGTTCTCAGATCAGGGGGTAGCTGAGGGTGGATGAGGAAGATATGGGCAGCAGGAGGAGAAGTGCGCTCCAGGTAGGGTGCACAGCTTAGACAAAGGTCTGTCTGAGGGGGAACTGTGCAGTATGGGTGGGGGGCTTCCGTTGGTGGGGACAGaattgttggctttttttttttcttttttaagctctttattggaatataattgctttatacttttgtaccaccttttgaggtacaccaaagtgaatcagctgtatttatatcttttttttttttaattaatttgtttgctattttggctgcgctgggtcttagttgcggcacatgggatctttattTTCGttatgtggactcttagttgcgatatgcatgtgggatccagttccctcaccagggatcgaacgcggGTGCTCTGCATTGAGAGcatggaatcttagccactggaccaccagggaagtccctgttggttGGTTTGAAGACTTCCCACCCCTGGCTCTGCATCCTACCGCTTCCCAACCAGCAGATGACCCAGGGCAGGCGCCAGCTGCTTTAGACCTGTTTCTTCTGGAAGCCCTATCGTGCCTCCATGGCTCCTCCCAGTGTAGGTGAGGGGCAGGACCACGGGCTGTTGTTCTTCTGAGTCTGGCAGTCTGGACTGGGACCACGGGAGGGAGAGGAACCCGGAGGTGGGTCTCTGGGGTCTCCAGCGGCCTCTTCCACCTCCAacaccccgcccacccccccacagAAGGGGGTTCCTGTGCACTGATTGCATCAGCCTTTTGCCCAAGTTGTGCgttccccactcccccaccccaattGCTAGTTGAAGGTTTCGAAGCCTTGGGTACTGGACTCTGAGGCTCCATGGGGTTCATGAGGCCTAGGGACCTCAGAATGTCAGGTTGGCTTTTGCCCTTAGGAGCCCCTCCTTGCATCTCTGTTCCTTCCCGTTATCCTGAGAAGCTTAGTGCTCCCatgctcagcacttcccacaaaGCCACCTGCACCAATTCCTGGTGAGGGATCAGGCCCTGAAGTCCAGCTGCTTGGGACAGGGCAGGGCAGTGCTGGGGTCCCCACACATAAAGTGGGGCGCTCCTAGCCTTCTCTGCGGAGTGCTGTGAGCACTTAGGTAGCCCTTGGGAAATGTGTGCAGCAGTGTCCGGCACACCGAGCGCGGTTAGGAGGACCCTTTGGAATGCCCCAGAAGCATCCACATCCATGTCTGTACTGCTTCAGCCCTCTCCCCCGCTTCCCCTATGCTCCCCCAACAGTTGCCGTGTCCCAGACAGGAGTCATCTACTCCTGCCTTGGTGCTCTCTCTGCACTACTTAACACGTTTACAGATATTTATTGACCACCTCCCTCTGTTCTGATGAGCTAATCATGAACAGATCTGCCACCATGCCTGCCCCTCTAGAATTGACAGTCTCTTGTGTgactttcaggatcttagttcccccaccaagtggaagcatagagtcttaaccactagaccgccagggaggtcccctgTCTATATGACTTTTAAAACGATGCCCTGTCTTCCATAGAGGCTCACTCCCGAGGCACTCACccccctctctctgtccccactGCTGATGCCAGGAAGGCTCCTAAAGCTGGTCTGGACCCAGTCTCCCTTGCTCCAGGCTTCCCACTGCTCACTCTCAGATGTTCATCCTCACCAGGCCAGGGCCTGTCTGCCCCACATCCTGTGCTGACCTCCAGCCACACTTGCCTCCTCTGGCATCTCCAGACTGcacctgcctccttcctgcccaGGACTGTTGGTTGCTCTCTCCGTCTTCCCACCTTTACCTCGGCCATTTGATGACACACTCACCCCAACTCAAATTAAATCATGCCCTATGTCTCCTCACTAGACAGTGAGCTGTGTGCGGGCACATCCAGTCCTCTTCagggctgtgtccccagcaccttgCAGTCCATTGGGGTGGGTTGGATGAGTGCctccctattttacagaaaaacaaactgaggcacagagaggtggggGGCTGGCCTGAGATCATGCAGCTTCAGAGTGGGGCTGGCAGCAGAACCCAGGCCTGAGGGGCTTTAGCTCCACCTCATGCCTGTCCTGCCTTGGTCCTTCCCCTTGGGGTGTGAGCCTTCCGAGCCAGGGGTCTAGAGCACCACTCCAGGGACTAGAGGCCAGCCAGCCTCTTCCTTGGCTGCCTCAGCCCTGTCACTTGGGCCCCAGTACCCAGAGGGTCTTCAGTTTGGCAGCCTGGGGAGGTGGGTCAGGGCTCCCAGGGCCCTGGAGGAGTCTCTCTGGGCTCTATCCTTTACTTCTTCTtagtgcctcggtttcccctaCCTCCTCATTCAGAGGCCCAGTTCTTAGCCTGTCCAGCCCTTAGTTTGCTCTCATGGGAGGTAAATGCTGCCTTCTAATTAGGATTTCCCtgtctctgcctccccctcctgattgcctttttgttttttggggtggTAACACTGATtttgatgaggaagaggagggtacAGCTGAGGGAAACCATGGATTTTAGTGCCCATCAGATGTGAGTTTGAATCTTGTCTCTAGCACTTGCTCATGAATGACCTCAGGACAGGCCTTAACTTCCACATGGTCTCAGTTTTCCCAGCTGAGAATTGGGAGTATGAAATCACCCCCATAGCCTTGCTAAGAGGATTCACGGAGCTCATACAGATCACATGTCAGCTCCTCTGGTAGCCGGGGTCCTGGGAGGGCAGGTCCTGCATCTCCCTCAGAGTCTCCCATATGGAGCAGCTCAGTGAGTTCAGGTTGAGTTTGCAGAATCAGGTTGGCTTTCACAATGtttatttccaaatgaagaaGCAAAGGTTTGGAGCTCCTGTTCCTTGAAGCAAGTCAGTTCTGGAGCCAGGACTCACCCTGGCCCCAAAGTACACCTCTGAGCCCATGGGCACATGGCCCCTTGTGTTCCTGCAGGTAGCCCTTTCTGAGTGAACCTGGGTAGGATCCAAGTCTTCACTGCATCCCCAATGCTCAGCCCACAAAGGCAACTTAGAATGGACTTGCTAATGAACAAAAAACTGAAAGATGCATGAGAGCCAATGTGGGAGTAAGAGCAGAACAGCTGGGGGGCTGTAGTTAgtttctgccccagggcctttgcacacactttctccttttccctctttcttctcacCAGCCTGACTCTGCACAGGCCTCTCTTCTCACCCCTACCTGCCCATTCAGGACCACTGCCCTCCACACCTATAGACTGGCAGGGGACTCTCAGTTACCAGTGGGATCATTTAAAAAGCCACATCTTCCCTTAAAAGCCCTTTTATGATTATCCCCAGAGTATGGGACATGCCGTCCTTACCCAACCAGCTCTTCCTCCTGGGTTGGAATGTGCATTGATGGAATAGGCTCTGATGCAGAAGGTCACATATCTGAGAGGTGCcaggccaccccccccccaggtgGTACCTCACAGGTCAGGATGGGGGTGGGCTCCCTGAGCAATTCTGTAGAACTGCCTGAGAAATTCACATTCTTTGTCCACCTACCCCTCAAGCGCTTTGGGGTGAATTTGCATAAATTAAGTGCTTGtggtatttaaatattatttacttttgtaaAAAGGCAATATATTCACcagattcaaattttaaaagatggaccCTAAGACAGAAcaccctggcagtccagtggttaggactctgcactttcactgctgagaggccaggtttaatccctggtcgaggaactaagatcccacaagccacgcagtgcagccaaaaaataaaagaccttAAGAATGTACATGGCAAGTGTCATCCCCAGTTCTGCACGGAGGACATTAGTCTTAAGGTTTCttcttttaacagctttattgagatgcaCATAGCAAGCAGTTCacctgtttaaagtgtacaggttCACagagtttttagtatattcaccgAGTTGTGCATTGGTCACCACAGTTTCTGAACGTTTTTCTCAGGGCAAGAGGAAGCCCTGCACCTCACACGACTCCagtcctcccaccccagcccccagccccaggcaaccactcatctgctttGTGTCTCTAtcaatttgcctattctggacattttacgGAAATAGGATGGTATAATCTGAGGTCTTTTTATCCGGCTTCTTGCATTTAGCATGTCTTAAGGGTTTATCCAAGTTGTACCGTGTATCAGTAGTTTggtcctttttataactgagtggtattccattgtggaTTGACCATATTTTGCTTAtccgttcatcagttgatggacacttgggttgtttccaccttttgactatagtgaatagtgctgctgtaaacattcccATTCAGGTGTATGTGTtatgtgtggatatatgttttcatttctcagggataattcctagaagtggaattgctgggccatatggtaacttcatgtttaatcatttgaacggttttccatagcagctgcaccatttcacattcccaccagcagtgtaggagggttccgaTTCACTTCCCATCCTCACCGATTCTCATCCTCACCGATACTTATCTTTTTTATTCTAGCCAGCCTAGTGGGTTTCATGAAAcggtgtctcactgtggtttggaTTTATTTGCATTGTCCTGATGACTCGTGATGCTCTTGTGCAGTTTCAGGGTTTCTCAAGTGgtcattcagtcattcagcaaacactgatTGAGGGTCACGTGCTCAGCACTGTAAACGCAGTGTGAAAAATCAGATGACTCTGCCTTCTTGGTGTTTCTTTGCCAGTTACCCTGCGTGTGTAGTGCCAGTGCTGGTTAATGCTCACGGGGTGCTCACTGTGTTATCTCATTTGATATTCAAGCACGGACGTGTAGGTATGCCTTTGCCCTCCCTTATGCAAGGGACAGCATGTGGCCCATAGCTGACTTAGCTGATCTGACTGTCTGTCACAGGGCCTCGGCTGTACTGGGACAGGTGTGGGCGGCTCCTGCGATTCTTACAGTCGTGGCAAATTCCACCATGTGGATGTCCACGCTCCCGCGTGTCTCCCTGCAGCGGGCCACGTCTGCCACCTGACCCCAACCCTCCGTCTCTCCCTGTCCCCCCCTGCTCAGCCGCTGCCACCATGGCCCAGACCCTGCAGATGGAGATCCCAAACTTCGGCAACAGCATTCTGGAGTGCCTCAACGAGCAGCGGCTGCAGGGCCTGTACTGTGATGTCTCGGTGGTGGTCAAGGGCCACGCCTTCAAGGCCCACCGGGCTGTGCTGGCCGCCAGCAGCTCCTACTTCCGGGACCTGTTCAACAGCAGCCGGAGCGCGGTGGTGGAGCTGCCGGCAGCTGTGCAGCCCCAGTCCTTCCAGCAGATCCTCAGCTTCTGCTACACAGGCCGGCTGAGCATGAACATGGGCGACCAGTTCCTGCTCATGTACACGGCCGGCTTCCTGCAAATCCAGGAGATCATGGAGAAAGGCACAGAGTTCTTCCTCAAGGTGAGCTCCCCCAGCTGCGACTCCCAGGGCCTGCACGCCGAGGAGGCCCCCTCATCCGAGCCTCAGAGCCCTGTGGCACAGACGTCGAGCTGGCCGGCCTGCGGCACCCCGCTGCCCCTCGTGTCGCGCGTCAAGACCGAGCAGCAGGAGTCGGACTCTGTGCAGTGCACGCCCGTGGCCAAGCGGCTGTGGGACAGCGGCCAGAAGGAGGCCGGGGGTGGCAGCAGTGGCAATGGCAGCCGCAAGATGGCCAAGTTTTCCACGCCAGACCTGGCTGCCAGCCGGCCGCCCCAGCAGGCCCCAGTGGTGGCAGCAGCACAGCCCACCGGGGTGGCGGCAGGGGCCGGCGCTGGGCAACCGACGGGCGCAGCGGCGGCAGTGGCAGCAGGCACAGTGGTGAGTGGGCCCAGCACGTCAGAGCGGACCAGCCCGGGCACCTCAAGCGCCTACACCAGCGACAGCCCCGGCTCCTACCACAacgaggaggatgaggaggaggacgCGGGCGAGGAGGGCACAGACGAGCAGTACCGGCAGATCTGCAATATGTACACCATGTACAGCATGATGAACGTCGGTCAGACCGGTGAGGCGCCCTTgcaccccaggcctggccccactcCCCCTCCACCGCCACCCCCGTCCCCAGCACACCGCCCTCTCTCCTCACAGCCGAGAAGGTGGAGGCCCTCCCCGAGCAGGTGGCCCCTGAGTCCCGGAATCGCATCCGAGTGCGGCAGGACCTGGCGTCTCTCCCCGCGGAACTCATCAACCAGATTGGCAACCGCTGCCACCCCAAGCTCTACGACGAGGGCGACCCCTCAGAGAAGCTGGAGCTGGTGACAGGTGGGCTGGCCTCACTTCCTCCCTGagttcccccttcccccaccttggGCCTTGGTGCCCTCCGGGCCAGTGGCCCGTGGCACAGTGCTTAGGAGCCAGGCTcaagctccagccccagccctgccgccCACTGGCTGTGTCCCGGGCCAGCTGACACCCCTTCGCATTGGTACAAATCAAAAAGTGGCCTGAAGGTTTCCACCCAGGAGGCTGGTGTAAGCGTTGGCTGGCGTTGTTCACGGGAGTAGACAGTGGCTTCATAGGGGTGCTTTGAGGGTTGACTAacacactggttaagaatttgGCCCTCAGATTAAGGGTGCCAGGGTGCGAGCCTCTGCTGCCTGTTCTTTCTGACGCTGGTGGCTGTGTTAGGCTCAGCACATTGGGTGCCCCATGGACGGTGGTGCCACAGCCTCTGTCCTTTCCCGAGTGTTGAGGAGGCCGCTCTGGGTTGAGTTGTCGAGGAGGGTCTTGGTTGGGCTCAGGCCAGGACCTGGCCGAGTGGTGAACATGGCGGTTTGGACCTCCTGGCCATCCTGTGGCTCCCCCCTTCCAGGTACCAATGTGTACATCACCAGGGCACAGCTCATGAACTGCCACGTCAGCGCAGGCACGCGGCACAAGGTCCTGCTGCGGCGCCTCCTGGCTTCCTTCTTTGACCGGTGAGGCCCACACCAGAGCCccggagggtggggggaatggggCTACCTCATGtccgcccccaccaccaccacaaggGGCCTGACTTCCCTCCCCCATACCCGTTGCCCAGGAACACGCTGGCCAACAGCTGTGGCACTGGCATCCGCTCTTCCAGTAACAACCCCAGCCGCAAACCGCTCGATAGTCGTGTCCTCCACGCCGTCAAGTGTGAGTGTCCACCCTTctggggttgggggatggggggccTGGGGCAGGCAGAGGATCCTTTTCTCTGGTGTTGGCCctgatggatgggtgggtagggTTTGGTGTTAAGAAGCATTCTGAGGTTCAATCTAGGCTTGTTGGGAAGAGGGCTGTGATTTCTCACAGAGATTtcttggcaggggtggggtgggagcatGGGGTGGGTAGGACACTGAAGGAAAGCCACGAAGCCAAGGGGAGGGGTCTCAAACTTCGGCGAGTCATGGGGGTGATGAAGTGGCCAGGCCTCAGCCAGTTGTCAGGAGGGATGTCTAGGTTTTCAAGTGGAATCTCTCAGTTTCTAAATTTTGGCAAATGACCCACATTTTTCAAGAGCACTGGGCCATCCCACATCAGATCCACACATCCCACACACACAGCCAAGCTCAGTCAGGCCCAGGCCTGCTGGTGTGGTTTAGCGTGCTGTCTGCAAGGCCTCGGTTCCCTCAGCTCTGAGGAGGGTTCAGGGGTGCCATGGtggggcggagggggcggggttCAGGAGCAGCATGGTGGTTGAGTGCCTATGAGGAGGGCGGGAGGCCAGGGGCCACGCTCAGCCCCAGCTACCCATTCTGCCCGCACAGACTACTGCCAGAACTTTGCCCCCAACTTCAAGGAGAGCGAGATGAATGCCATCGCAGCCGACATGTGCACCAATGCCCGCCGTGTCGTGCGGAAGAGCTGGATCCCCAAGGTCAAGCCACTCATGGCCGAGGGTGACGCCTACACCACCTTCATCAGCTACACGGGCAAGATAGAGCCGGACATGATGGGTGTGGAGCACGGCTTC is a genomic window of Hippopotamus amphibius kiboko isolate mHipAmp2 chromosome 15, mHipAmp2.hap2, whole genome shotgun sequence containing:
- the NACC1 gene encoding nucleus accumbens-associated protein 1 → MAQTLQMEIPNFGNSILECLNEQRLQGLYCDVSVVVKGHAFKAHRAVLAASSSYFRDLFNSSRSAVVELPAAVQPQSFQQILSFCYTGRLSMNMGDQFLLMYTAGFLQIQEIMEKGTEFFLKVSSPSCDSQGLHAEEAPSSEPQSPVAQTSSWPACGTPLPLVSRVKTEQQESDSVQCTPVAKRLWDSGQKEAGGGSSGNGSRKMAKFSTPDLAASRPPQQAPVVAAAQPTGVAAGAGAGQPTGAAAAVAAGTVVSGPSTSERTSPGTSSAYTSDSPGSYHNEEDEEEDAGEEGTDEQYRQICNMYTMYSMMNVGQTAEKVEALPEQVAPESRNRIRVRQDLASLPAELINQIGNRCHPKLYDEGDPSEKLELVTGTNVYITRAQLMNCHVSAGTRHKVLLRRLLASFFDRNTLANSCGTGIRSSSNNPSRKPLDSRVLHAVKYYCQNFAPNFKESEMNAIAADMCTNARRVVRKSWIPKVKPLMAEGDAYTTFISYTGKIEPDMMGVEHGFETASHDGEAGPSAEEALQ